The Coccidioides posadasii str. Silveira chromosome 5, complete sequence genome has a segment encoding these proteins:
- a CDS encoding uncharacterized protein (EggNog:ENOG410PM8J~COG:S): protein MAEILQIALKSHREALSKDQDNADILFNTAQVLTSLAEVIGEGKHPSGHKAQEAIKYLQEALELFQRCLAIQELRFTEYQEQVNAMESNISEQPETEQLPPPESSLPASTPVEQWAVVVEPVTKNTLVDTAIAQLETLATLCGLLIYDSSTSLAWIEEYSSDLLREKINAYAEGTDRKKDIALARARFIAAFTELVYRNGQIDLETYKNELNSAYTDGLDVSGDPAGLCSQAEALVAFNSAMADTFSPDSPEELKIALDLRWKSLSSALDFLTAASKLPSAGENLPKIHVARGDVEMYRLRLGKAPWNYGPASANSALLLKNAETYYRGGAAIARRDGWTAEEREGTFKEALAKVLSGDPSQMESLLTSDKEGLTQVAEDMAEDGLITNNDLEKILHDMAPDEIVF, encoded by the coding sequence ATGGCTGAAATTCTCCAGATTGCGCTAAAGTCCCATAGGGAGGCGCTGAGCAAAGACCAAGACAACGCAGATATCCTCTTCAACACAGCCCAAGTATTAACAAGCCTAGCGGAGGTGATTGGTGAGGGGAAGCATCCTTCGGGTCACAAAGCccaagaagctatcaaataTCTTCAAGAAGCGCTCGAGTTGTTCCAAAGATGTCTTGCGATCCAAGAGTTGCGCTTTACTGAGTACCAAGAGCAAGTAAACGCAATGGAGTCTAACATATCCGAACAGCCTGAGACTGAGCAATTACCACCTCCGGAGTCGTCCTTGCCCGCGTCCACACCGGTAGAACAGTGGGCAGTTGTGGTCGAGCCAGTCACTAAGAACACCCTAGTCGACACTGCTATAGCGCAACTCGAGACATTGGCGACTCTCTGTGGATTGCTCATATACGATTCCAGTACCAGCCTGGCCTGGATCGAGGAGTATTCGTCCGATCTTCTCAGAGAGAAGATCAACGCGTATGCAGAGGGAACGGATCGAAAGAAGGACATCGCGTTGGCGCGTGCCAGGTTTATTGCAGCATTTACGGAGCTAGTGTATCGGAATGGGCAAATCGATCTTGAAACATATAAAAATGAGCTCAATAGCGCCTATACCGATGGACTCGACGTTTCGGGTGATCCGGCTGGTCTATGTAGCCAGGCAGAAGCACTGGTGGCTTTCAACTCTGCCATGGCAGATACATTCAGCCCCGATAGTCCCGAAGAATTAAAGATTGCGTTGGATCTGCGATggaaatctctctcttcgGCTCTGGACTTCTTGACCGCCGCCTCCAAGCTGCCCAGTGCTGGCGAGAACCTTCCCAAAATACACGTCGCACGGGGTGATGTAGAAATGTATCGGCTACGTTTGGGAAAAGCTCCGTGGAACTATGGGCCAGCAAGCGCAAATAGTGCACTACTACTAAAAAACGCGGAAACATACTACCGGGGAGGGGCGGCCATAGCTAGGCGAGATGGATGGACAGCggaggagagagaagggaCGTTCAAAGAGGCATTAGCAAAGGTGCTTTCTGGGGATCCTAGCCAGATGGAATCGTTGTTAACGAGTGACAAAGAGGGGTTAACTCAAGTCGCGGAGGACATGGCTGAGGATGGCTTGATCACCAACAATGACCTGGAGAAGATATTACATGACATGGCACCGGACGAGATCGTTTTCTAA
- a CDS encoding uncharacterized protein (EggNog:ENOG410PRSW~COG:S~BUSCO:15428at33183) → MLPRMARRQSLESQRPIMAPSLSSQRNSQRFSTISDRTISSSMTSESRLNEIRELGEGLDRLENKRLNQQRFVPSAEKSENLSKLALGAKVERALRRRMTSQDAVMRKPIILDEKKALKVAEAPN, encoded by the exons ATGCTTCCAAGAATGGCAAGGAGACAGTCTCTCGAGTCCCAGCGACCTATCATGGCACCATCG CTCAGTTCTCAGCGGAACTCTCAACGCTTCTCCACGATCAGCGATCGTACCATCTCAAGCAGCATGACCAGCGAAAGCCGACTAAACGAAATTAGAGAGCTGGGCGAAGGCCTGGACCGCCTGGAGAACAAGCGCCTAAACCAGCAGCGGTTCGTGCCCAGTGCGGAGAAATCCGAAAATCTCAGTAAATTAGCCCTCGGAGCGAAAGTCGAGCGTGCTTTGAGACGGAGAATGACCAGCCAGGATGCCGTCATGCGCAAGCCGATTATTTTGGACGAGAAGAAAGCATTGAAGGTCGCCGAAGCGCCAAACTAG
- a CDS encoding uncharacterized protein (EggNog:ENOG410PPB9~COG:S~BUSCO:14483at33183), with translation MSSTTPPADNRQTQNSAQEGSPSPPPPAPVPLTPGPRAARLQQIFNQALLHTIRANSYSNFASCFPTPAKHVPHSLESVWRQLNAKLEESARAEFDDVIREREVVKGLNELDRLIREARKRKEKGEGGSSVSPHTLGANELYQAHLAPYLREAKETLDSKMEETQQQNIQLAERIQSQRQEIRQLLESLEGVVTDVGGAVKAIQEFDPDSSLRKEAERMDEEVRSIQHD, from the exons ATGTCTTCGACGACCCCTCCAGCCGACAATCGGCAGACTCAAAATAGTGCACAGGAGGGCTCGCCGTCCCCTCCGCCTCCGGCCCCTGTGCCTCTCACCCCAGGCCCTCGTGCGGCTCGGCTCCAACAGATCTTTAACCAAGCATTACTCCATACCATTCGAGCAAATTCCTATTCTAATTTTGCGTCTTGTTTTCCCACACCGGCGAAACATGTCCCGCACAGTCTCGAGTCAGTATGGAGACAACTGAATGCGAAGTTGGAGGAGAGCGCGAGAGCAGAGTTCGATGACGTGATACGGGAAAGAGAGGTGGTCAAAGGGTTAAACGAGTTGGATAGATTAATCCGGGAAGCGAgaaaaaggaaggaaaaaggagaGGGGGGAAGTAGTGTCTC CCCGCACACCCTTGGCGCGAATGAATTATATCAGGCACACCTTGCCCCTTACCTCAGAGAGGCGAAGGAGACTCTCGATTCGAAAATGGAAGAGACTCAACAGCAGAATATACAATTGGCCGAGAGGATACAGAGCCAAAGACAAGAGATACGTCAATTACTCGAGAGTCTGGAGGGAGTTGTCACAGATGTTGGCGGCGCCGTGAAGGCAATACAGGAATTCGATCCAGATAGCAGTCTAAGGAAAGAAGCCGAACGCATGGATGAAGAAGTCAGATCGATTCAACATGATTGA